One part of the Terrimicrobium sacchariphilum genome encodes these proteins:
- a CDS encoding PEP-CTERM sorting domain-containing protein, translating to MIGNGFDGASTTTYWDSSWNELASSAGAAHVGYKWLNSSSKRWGTNTVSVSSFITNYGFGNVSLLGTTFNQIYDDAQVSTGDSGGGVFTSTGALAGILLASANYPSQPGNTSVIGDGSYFADMSVYGSRILAVVPEPSSFVLLGLAGILAAAMTRRRSRKRRI from the coding sequence ATGATCGGAAACGGCTTTGACGGGGCATCGACGACAACGTACTGGGACTCGAGTTGGAATGAACTCGCCAGTTCAGCCGGAGCGGCTCACGTGGGCTACAAATGGCTGAACAGCTCCAGCAAGCGCTGGGGAACGAATACGGTGTCGGTAAGCTCGTTTATCACGAATTATGGGTTCGGAAATGTCTCCCTGCTCGGGACGACATTCAACCAGATCTATGATGACGCCCAAGTCTCTACCGGGGATTCCGGCGGCGGAGTGTTTACCAGCACGGGAGCGCTCGCGGGCATACTGCTCGCCTCGGCCAACTACCCATCCCAGCCTGGGAATACCTCAGTGATCGGGGATGGCTCGTACTTCGCCGATATGTCCGTGTATGGCAGTCGGATACTGGCCGTGGTGCCAGAACCCTCCAGCTTTGTGCTGCTGGGTCTCGCCGGAATATTAGCGGCCGCGATGACCCGCCGCCGGAGTCGAAAGAGAAGAATCTAG
- a CDS encoding S1 family peptidase: protein MKLLSFISFTPPGIKYQPRAFLFRGIASLLALIALAEPAGAVLVDDASYQTTAPTSASVPNWDVGWSQSGVTGWDYVGAVGGASGVYLGNGWVITAAHVNLSSGTYTLNGTTYAIVAESTVSPGSADLTMFRISSEPQLPALSISSSAPISFSTQVVMIGYGGGAKSWGVNTVTATHVQVTVSAYTSTDFATAYGTPSSQGRNRMTVINSAEAVPGDSGGGAFAYNSASGTWSLVGLIEAVDSNGDTYFVQLGSYSTFISQTMYSSVPEPALPALLLPVACFALWRLRHRRY from the coding sequence ATGAAGCTGCTGTCCTTCATATCCTTCACGCCACCCGGGATCAAGTATCAGCCAAGAGCCTTTCTTTTCCGCGGCATTGCGAGCCTGCTCGCCCTGATTGCCTTGGCCGAGCCTGCGGGTGCCGTCCTGGTCGACGACGCCTCCTATCAAACGACGGCACCGACAAGCGCCAGCGTGCCCAATTGGGATGTCGGGTGGAGTCAAAGCGGAGTCACAGGTTGGGATTATGTCGGCGCTGTCGGAGGAGCCTCGGGAGTTTATCTTGGCAACGGATGGGTCATTACCGCGGCGCACGTCAATCTCTCCAGCGGCACCTACACACTGAATGGAACGACCTACGCCATCGTGGCGGAATCGACCGTTTCCCCGGGTTCCGCAGACCTCACCATGTTTCGGATTTCCTCGGAGCCCCAGCTCCCGGCTCTCTCCATTAGCAGTTCGGCCCCCATTAGCTTCAGTACCCAGGTTGTCATGATCGGGTATGGCGGCGGTGCGAAAAGCTGGGGCGTCAATACCGTGACCGCCACCCATGTGCAGGTGACTGTGTCGGCCTACACCTCCACGGATTTCGCCACTGCCTACGGAACCCCCTCCTCGCAGGGGAGGAACCGCATGACAGTAATAAACAGCGCCGAGGCCGTGCCCGGGGACTCGGGCGGCGGCGCCTTCGCATACAACTCCGCCAGCGGCACATGGTCACTTGTCGGTTTGATTGAAGCCGTAGACTCCAATGGAGACACCTATTTCGTGCAGTTAGGTTCCTACTCCACGTTCATTAGCCAGACGATGTACTCGTCAGTCCCGGAGCCTGCTCTCCCGGCCTTGCTGCTTCCGGTTGCATGCTTTGCTCTCTGGCGGTTACGGCATCGAAGGTATTAG
- the rlmN gene encoding 23S rRNA (adenine(2503)-C(2))-methyltransferase RlmN, whose translation MDFLSLTQDELGAELEKLGEPRYRGGQLCSWVYGRRVGEFAGMTNLPAALREKFSSRFSLRPLKTVGETGSKDTTRKFLFQLEDQQLIETVLIPASPALYGERADRRTICISSQVGCAYGCRFCASGLDGWKRNLTAGEIVAQFLAVEEISGEKINNIVFMGMGEPFANYDNLLQAIQIINAPWGIGLGARHITVSTSGLVPRIKDFADQPLQIRLAISLHGATDEVRSRIMPVNRKYPVADLMEACEYFSARKKQHITFEYILIQGVNDMPEQAYELARHARRFQAKINLIPYNSVEGLEWERPDVPTQERFLGILHDRGAAATLRREKGHDIAAACGQLRLQAERKKSFAPEGSVE comes from the coding sequence GTGGACTTTCTTTCTCTCACACAGGACGAACTCGGCGCCGAACTCGAAAAGCTCGGCGAACCGCGCTATCGCGGCGGACAGCTCTGCTCGTGGGTCTACGGCCGTCGGGTGGGGGAGTTTGCCGGGATGACCAATCTCCCCGCGGCTTTGCGGGAAAAATTCTCCTCGAGGTTTTCCCTGCGCCCATTGAAGACGGTGGGCGAGACAGGATCGAAGGATACGACCCGGAAGTTCCTTTTTCAGCTTGAGGACCAGCAACTCATCGAAACGGTGCTCATCCCGGCCTCTCCGGCTTTGTACGGAGAGCGGGCGGATCGACGTACCATCTGTATCTCGAGCCAGGTCGGCTGTGCTTATGGCTGCAGGTTCTGCGCCAGTGGCCTTGACGGGTGGAAACGCAACCTCACTGCCGGCGAAATCGTGGCGCAGTTCCTCGCAGTCGAGGAAATCAGCGGGGAGAAGATCAACAACATCGTCTTCATGGGGATGGGCGAGCCATTCGCCAACTACGATAACCTCCTGCAGGCCATCCAGATCATAAATGCACCGTGGGGCATCGGGCTGGGAGCCCGCCATATCACGGTCTCCACCAGTGGTCTTGTGCCCCGTATCAAGGATTTTGCCGACCAACCGCTCCAGATCCGCCTCGCGATATCCCTCCACGGCGCAACGGACGAAGTGCGAAGCCGAATCATGCCGGTGAATCGCAAGTATCCCGTGGCGGATTTGATGGAGGCTTGCGAGTATTTTTCCGCCCGCAAAAAACAGCACATCACATTTGAGTATATCCTGATCCAGGGTGTGAATGACATGCCTGAGCAAGCCTATGAGCTGGCGCGCCATGCCCGGCGATTTCAGGCCAAGATCAATCTTATCCCTTACAACTCCGTGGAGGGCCTGGAATGGGAACGCCCAGATGTACCGACTCAAGAGCGATTTCTCGGGATACTTCACGATCGGGGGGCGGCTGCCACCCTGCGCCGGGAGAAGGGCCACGACATCGCGGCGGCCTGTGGGCAGTTGCGGCTGCAGGCGGAACGCAAGAAATCCTTTGCACCCGAGGGAAGCGTGGAGTAA
- a CDS encoding YkgJ family cysteine cluster protein produces the protein MKSARRSDPFHLQAIEDVRKIYADLAARPIERNCTLQTECCQFKLTGIVPFLTKGEAIVAAKALRAAGRTKLPERADGACPLLHPQTGRCIIYKDRPFACRTHFCSGAGGPYQRSEVIDLIRRLEKIDAELGGWGVSGLPAAVREGMREIG, from the coding sequence ATGAAATCCGCCCGTCGCAGCGATCCCTTCCATCTCCAGGCCATCGAAGACGTCCGCAAGATCTACGCTGATCTCGCCGCACGCCCGATCGAGCGCAACTGCACGCTGCAAACAGAGTGCTGCCAATTCAAGCTGACCGGGATCGTCCCCTTCCTCACAAAAGGCGAGGCGATCGTGGCGGCCAAAGCCTTGCGAGCAGCCGGGCGGACCAAGCTTCCCGAGAGGGCCGATGGGGCCTGCCCGCTCCTGCACCCGCAGACCGGGCGATGTATCATCTACAAGGACCGTCCGTTTGCCTGCCGCACGCATTTTTGCTCTGGTGCAGGTGGTCCATACCAGCGTTCCGAGGTGATCGACCTCATTCGCCGTCTTGAGAAAATCGATGCCGAACTCGGTGGATGGGGGGTCAGCGGCCTGCCCGCCGCGGTGCGCGAGGGCATGCGCGAGATCGGGTAA
- the lepB gene encoding signal peptidase I — protein sequence MFFTPRHIKEGKHYRHAVRRLIHYKEDILSEADLDTLRELEAAMTAALKTRKREEIGKVIERIDKQVGRIVPPLNNAGLRENVEVFVVAIVIAAGVRAYFLQPFKIPTGSMQPTLYGIVANPQDSPPPNILKRAFEFVWLGRSYFNEVATSDDIILTIKEKTYLNFFTFTDITGENSRYTVFAPEATLRSFFGLSEQKLLRKGEPIVRGYVDTGDQVFVDKMSYNFVPPQRGNVFVFKTTGISGIRMPQGVDSQHYIKRLAGMPGDTLRIAAPQLFINGASPSEWVFQRVIAAKDGYQGYSNFLQATYLQTPESTFRVPEQSYFALGDNSYHSSDSRFWGPVPEQNVAGRGLFVYWPFSKRWGLIH from the coding sequence ATGTTCTTCACACCGCGGCATATCAAGGAAGGCAAGCACTACCGCCATGCGGTCAGGCGTCTCATCCATTACAAGGAGGACATTCTTTCCGAGGCCGACCTCGATACGCTGCGGGAGCTCGAGGCTGCGATGACGGCTGCCTTGAAGACGCGCAAGCGTGAGGAAATCGGCAAGGTCATCGAGCGGATCGACAAGCAAGTCGGTCGAATCGTCCCCCCGCTAAATAACGCAGGTTTGCGCGAAAACGTTGAGGTGTTCGTCGTAGCGATCGTAATCGCCGCTGGCGTGCGGGCGTATTTTCTCCAGCCATTCAAGATTCCCACGGGCTCCATGCAGCCGACTCTGTACGGCATCGTGGCCAATCCGCAGGATAGTCCCCCACCCAATATCCTGAAGCGGGCGTTTGAATTCGTCTGGCTCGGCCGATCCTACTTTAATGAAGTGGCCACCAGTGACGACATCATCCTGACAATCAAGGAAAAGACGTACCTCAACTTTTTCACGTTTACCGACATCACCGGGGAAAACAGCCGCTATACGGTTTTTGCTCCGGAAGCCACACTCCGCAGCTTCTTTGGCCTCTCCGAGCAAAAGCTCCTGCGCAAAGGAGAACCGATCGTGCGAGGGTATGTCGATACCGGCGATCAGGTCTTTGTGGACAAGATGTCGTACAACTTTGTCCCACCCCAGCGAGGTAATGTTTTCGTCTTCAAGACTACTGGCATCAGCGGTATCCGCATGCCTCAGGGCGTCGACTCCCAGCACTACATCAAGCGTCTGGCAGGCATGCCGGGAGACACCCTGCGCATCGCAGCGCCCCAGCTCTTCATTAATGGAGCATCACCCAGTGAGTGGGTGTTTCAACGTGTCATCGCCGCGAAGGATGGATATCAAGGGTACTCAAATTTCCTCCAGGCGACTTACCTGCAGACTCCCGAGAGTACGTTTCGCGTCCCTGAGCAATCCTATTTCGCCCTCGGCGATAACAGCTACCACAGCAGCGATAGCCGCTTCTGGGGGCCGGTCCCCGAGCAAAATGTCGCCGGTCGCGGTCTCTTCGTCTACTGGCCATTTAGCAAGCGCTGGGGCTTGATTCACTAG
- the lepA gene encoding translation elongation factor 4, producing the protein MSIERTRNFCIIAHIDHGKTTLSDRLLESTGTIAEREKQDQLLDSMDLERERGITIKAHPVAMRYRAKDGHDYRLNLLDTPGHVDFAYEVSRSLAACEGALLIVDAAQGVEAQTVANVHLALKQGLTIIPVINKIDLPNADLPTVKKQLEDILAIPADEAIAASAKAGIGIQDILEAVVARIPAPKAQDDTLRGLVFDSVFDGYRGVVSYIRVMSGSVIPGTAVKLMSTNKSYEIKEVGVFTPKMFQQKQLNAGDVGYFIANIKSTAEIKIGDTLTDARRPASEPLPGFQEVNPMVYSGIYPINTADFEHLKMAMGKLQLNDAAFVFQPESSVALGFGFRCGFLGLLHMEIIQERLRREYNMDIIATYPSVIYEVIRTNGERLEVDNPANLPDMSVIEEIREPVVKCFVMIPNENIGDMMQLMLDKRGTVEHTESLDSRRVMITATLPLNEILVDFHDKIKTLTRGYGSMDYEPAGYRASDLVKLEMLVNGEPVDAFSSIVHREKAEGRGRALAAKLKEVIPTQLYQVSIQAAIGGKIVARENVSAMRKNVTAKCYGGDITRKRKLLEKQKEGKKRMKAIGTVNIPQEAFIQVLRTS; encoded by the coding sequence ATGTCCATCGAACGCACGCGCAATTTTTGCATCATCGCGCATATTGACCATGGCAAGACGACGTTGTCCGATCGTCTGCTTGAGAGTACGGGCACCATTGCCGAACGTGAGAAGCAGGATCAGCTCCTGGATTCCATGGATCTGGAACGGGAGCGCGGCATTACGATCAAGGCCCATCCAGTCGCCATGCGCTACCGGGCCAAGGACGGTCATGACTACCGCCTGAACCTCCTCGATACCCCCGGCCACGTGGACTTCGCCTATGAGGTCTCCCGAAGCCTGGCCGCCTGTGAGGGTGCCCTGCTCATCGTGGATGCCGCCCAGGGCGTGGAAGCCCAGACCGTGGCCAACGTCCACCTCGCCCTCAAGCAAGGCCTGACGATCATCCCGGTCATCAACAAGATCGACCTTCCGAACGCCGATCTCCCGACGGTTAAGAAGCAGCTTGAGGATATTCTGGCCATTCCCGCCGACGAGGCCATCGCGGCCAGCGCCAAGGCAGGCATCGGCATCCAAGACATTCTCGAGGCTGTCGTTGCGCGCATTCCGGCCCCCAAGGCTCAGGACGACACTCTGCGCGGCTTGGTATTTGACTCGGTTTTTGACGGTTATCGCGGCGTAGTCAGCTACATCCGCGTGATGTCAGGTTCTGTCATTCCCGGCACAGCGGTGAAGCTCATGTCGACTAACAAGAGCTATGAGATCAAGGAAGTCGGCGTCTTTACGCCCAAGATGTTCCAGCAGAAGCAGCTCAATGCTGGCGACGTGGGATACTTCATCGCCAACATCAAAAGTACGGCGGAGATCAAAATCGGCGACACGCTTACCGATGCCCGTCGGCCGGCCTCGGAACCCCTGCCCGGATTCCAGGAAGTCAATCCCATGGTGTATAGCGGCATCTATCCGATCAACACCGCCGATTTCGAGCACCTGAAGATGGCCATGGGCAAGCTGCAGCTCAATGATGCTGCCTTTGTCTTCCAGCCGGAGAGTTCGGTCGCCCTCGGCTTCGGTTTCCGGTGTGGATTCCTTGGTCTCCTTCACATGGAGATCATCCAGGAGCGCCTCCGTCGCGAGTACAACATGGATATCATCGCGACATATCCGAGCGTAATTTACGAGGTCATCCGGACCAACGGTGAGCGCCTCGAGGTCGACAATCCGGCCAATCTGCCCGACATGAGCGTGATCGAGGAAATCCGGGAGCCGGTCGTAAAGTGCTTCGTCATGATTCCGAATGAAAACATCGGCGACATGATGCAGCTCATGCTCGACAAGCGGGGCACGGTGGAGCACACCGAGTCTCTCGATTCCCGCCGCGTCATGATCACGGCCACCCTGCCGCTCAACGAAATCCTCGTTGATTTTCACGACAAAATCAAAACGCTCACCCGTGGTTACGGTTCCATGGACTACGAGCCTGCCGGCTATCGGGCCTCCGACCTTGTGAAGCTCGAGATGCTCGTCAATGGCGAACCGGTCGACGCATTTTCCTCGATCGTTCATCGCGAAAAGGCCGAGGGCCGGGGGCGTGCTCTTGCCGCCAAGCTGAAAGAGGTAATCCCAACCCAGCTCTACCAGGTCTCCATCCAGGCGGCCATCGGAGGCAAAATCGTCGCCCGCGAAAACGTAAGCGCCATGCGTAAGAACGTGACGGCCAAGTGCTACGGCGGAGATATTACCCGTAAGCGCAAACTTCTGGAAAAGCAGAAGGAAGGCAAAAAGCGCATGAAAGCGATCGGCACCGTGAATATTCCGCAGGAAGCTTTCATTCAGGTTCTCCGGACCAGCTAG
- a CDS encoding phosphorylase family protein — MIAVVFALEYESAVYRARSKPQLLVDSWVLGAMGVRCVPPFEAKLSRVSPDIVISAGFAGGLTPATRVGDLVIGQNYTDPGLLEKLGRLPGWRLGDLYTADAIVEASADKLRLGASTGAMIADLETAHLAEVCLKRGIPFVSVRCISDAADDDMPVPADVLMNPVTGRPEPLALFRHLVSKPSCVPAFNTLLRNAKAAQSNLAKGLDQVVSTLLRS, encoded by the coding sequence ATGATTGCCGTCGTCTTTGCCCTGGAATATGAGAGCGCCGTTTACCGGGCTCGATCGAAGCCGCAACTGCTCGTCGACTCCTGGGTGCTGGGCGCAATGGGTGTACGGTGCGTACCGCCGTTTGAGGCGAAGCTTTCCCGGGTTTCGCCGGATATCGTCATTTCAGCAGGTTTCGCTGGCGGGTTGACTCCGGCCACGCGTGTTGGCGACCTGGTCATCGGCCAGAACTATACCGACCCAGGGCTTTTGGAGAAACTGGGGCGGTTGCCCGGATGGCGGCTAGGGGACCTGTATACCGCCGATGCGATTGTGGAAGCTTCCGCGGATAAGCTGCGCCTCGGCGCCTCGACGGGCGCGATGATTGCCGACCTGGAGACAGCCCACTTGGCCGAGGTTTGCCTTAAGCGCGGGATTCCGTTCGTCAGCGTTCGATGCATCAGTGATGCCGCCGATGATGATATGCCGGTGCCTGCTGATGTTTTGATGAATCCGGTGACTGGTCGTCCCGAGCCATTGGCTTTGTTCCGCCATCTCGTGAGCAAGCCATCTTGTGTGCCGGCGTTTAACACGCTCCTTCGGAACGCCAAGGCGGCTCAGTCGAACCTCGCCAAGGGCCTCGATCAGGTCGTCTCCACGTTGCTCCGGAGCTGA
- the modD gene encoding ModD protein, producing the protein MHVILDDTLDRWIRETAPGGDLTCWTLGLDEQPGTTTFKAREEMMVCGSEEVARVFEKCGAKARVHIPSGQMAQTNETLVTAEGPVGALHIAWKVSINILEYASGIASRTRRFLIAAQQGAAKVRIAATCKTFPGTRELSAKAVWAGGGMLHRLGLSETVLVFDHHTAFFPSFDDLIRLVPDWKSRACERKFIVEAASLDEAEALACAGVDGIQFDKLSPDQLAINVQRLRDLRPELLLIAAGGVTEHNAAELAATGVDVLATSAIYFGKPADISASIQPLRS; encoded by the coding sequence ATGCATGTGATTCTCGATGACACTTTGGACCGCTGGATTCGGGAGACCGCGCCAGGCGGCGACCTGACCTGCTGGACGCTAGGCCTCGACGAGCAGCCTGGAACAACGACGTTCAAAGCGCGGGAAGAAATGATGGTTTGCGGCTCGGAGGAAGTCGCCAGAGTCTTTGAAAAGTGCGGAGCGAAGGCTCGGGTTCACATCCCTTCGGGACAAATGGCCCAAACCAACGAGACCCTGGTGACAGCTGAAGGTCCAGTCGGTGCGCTACATATCGCTTGGAAGGTCTCAATCAATATACTGGAATACGCTTCCGGTATTGCCAGTCGGACACGTCGTTTTCTGATCGCGGCCCAGCAAGGGGCCGCAAAGGTTCGCATCGCGGCCACCTGCAAGACGTTCCCGGGAACCCGCGAGTTAAGCGCCAAGGCTGTCTGGGCTGGCGGCGGAATGCTGCATCGGCTCGGCCTATCCGAGACCGTTCTGGTTTTTGACCACCATACGGCATTTTTTCCATCGTTCGACGACCTGATTCGACTGGTACCCGACTGGAAAAGTCGCGCCTGCGAGCGGAAATTCATCGTCGAGGCTGCGTCTCTCGATGAAGCCGAGGCTCTCGCCTGCGCTGGAGTCGATGGCATCCAGTTTGACAAGCTTTCACCCGATCAACTGGCCATCAACGTGCAACGATTGCGCGACTTGCGTCCGGAACTCCTATTAATTGCAGCCGGTGGCGTGACTGAACACAATGCGGCCGAACTCGCAGCCACGGGTGTGGATGTACTGGCTACTTCAGCAATTTACTTCGGCAAGCCAGCCGATATATCAGCCTCAATCCAGCCCCTCCGCTCCTGA
- a CDS encoding GH1 family beta-glucosidase: MIFPEHFVWGASTSAYQVEGAWDRDGKGLSVWDMFTRSGDHIRERQSGREACDHFHRYEEDISLFSQIGLKAYRLSISWPRVMPAGVGPVNKKGLDFYDRLIDRLLEAGIDPWVTLFHWDYPYELFLRGGWLNSESPHWFAEYAQAVVQRLSDRVRNWVTLSDPQCFVGLGYATGEHAPGLRLELPEILLAMHNALLAHGRGVQAIRATAKQPPKVGWSPSVTVFYPFTDASADTEAARQATFSVFPGTIWNNTWLSDPVIFGRYPDDGLLVYGNAAPKIGSKDMEIIKQPIDFYGCNIFQGTPVKAGPDGAPVAVAFPPGHAETSSGWKQTPKALYWGLRFINRHYRIPVVVTENGMANSDSPGLDGKVHDQARIDFLNSHLLQVRRALQDGTDVKGYFYWSAMDNFEWQHGYAYRFGLIHVDYETQRRSLKESAIMYRGVITSNGADLDAFLPGGTEETPFLVKESIRYIHAHLDAPFNIQELAESLRCHPDYLGRKFKQHTGVELGLYIRRVRIDHARELLKNPNKTIDDVAEACGFSDRIHFAKVFKRLTGETPGRYRKLFVPSATAIEVRPLLRAINPRSSRSWKP, translated from the coding sequence ATGATTTTTCCCGAACACTTCGTATGGGGTGCCTCGACCTCGGCCTATCAAGTGGAAGGCGCATGGGACCGGGACGGTAAAGGACTTTCCGTCTGGGATATGTTTACCCGCAGCGGTGATCATATCCGGGAAAGGCAATCCGGGCGCGAAGCCTGCGATCACTTCCATCGCTACGAGGAGGACATCTCCCTGTTTTCCCAGATTGGACTTAAGGCATACCGCCTCTCGATCTCATGGCCACGCGTCATGCCTGCGGGTGTCGGCCCGGTGAACAAAAAGGGGCTGGATTTCTATGACCGATTGATCGACCGGCTGCTCGAGGCGGGCATCGACCCCTGGGTGACGCTATTTCACTGGGACTACCCCTATGAACTCTTCCTCCGGGGTGGCTGGCTGAACTCGGAGAGTCCCCATTGGTTTGCCGAGTATGCGCAGGCAGTCGTCCAGAGGCTGTCTGATCGAGTTCGAAACTGGGTGACACTCTCTGACCCGCAGTGTTTCGTCGGCCTCGGCTATGCCACAGGAGAACACGCTCCAGGCCTGCGCCTCGAACTCCCGGAAATCCTGCTGGCCATGCACAATGCCCTGCTCGCCCATGGACGGGGAGTGCAAGCGATCCGAGCTACCGCAAAACAACCTCCCAAGGTCGGCTGGTCGCCCTCCGTGACCGTCTTTTATCCCTTTACGGATGCATCGGCCGATACGGAGGCTGCCCGTCAGGCTACCTTCTCCGTCTTCCCCGGGACGATCTGGAATAACACTTGGCTGAGCGACCCGGTGATCTTTGGACGTTACCCCGACGACGGCCTGCTCGTTTACGGTAATGCCGCCCCCAAGATTGGCAGCAAGGATATGGAAATCATCAAGCAGCCCATCGATTTCTACGGCTGCAATATCTTTCAGGGGACCCCGGTGAAAGCCGGACCCGACGGAGCGCCGGTGGCCGTGGCATTCCCGCCAGGCCATGCCGAAACCTCCAGTGGGTGGAAACAGACCCCAAAGGCTCTCTACTGGGGCCTGCGCTTTATCAACCGACATTACCGTATACCAGTCGTTGTAACAGAGAACGGCATGGCCAACTCGGATTCCCCAGGCCTCGATGGGAAGGTGCACGATCAGGCTCGCATCGACTTTCTCAATTCGCACCTTCTGCAAGTCCGACGAGCTCTTCAGGACGGCACGGACGTGAAAGGGTATTTTTACTGGTCGGCCATGGACAACTTTGAGTGGCAGCACGGTTATGCCTATCGCTTCGGTTTGATCCATGTGGATTACGAAACCCAGCGACGAAGTCTCAAGGAATCGGCGATCATGTATCGCGGCGTTATCACTTCCAATGGCGCCGATCTCGATGCCTTTCTCCCGGGAGGCACTGAGGAAACGCCATTTCTCGTCAAGGAGAGCATCCGCTATATCCATGCGCATCTCGATGCTCCTTTCAACATCCAGGAACTCGCCGAGAGCCTGCGCTGCCATCCGGACTATCTCGGGAGAAAGTTTAAACAGCACACCGGAGTGGAACTCGGCCTCTACATTCGCAGGGTCAGAATCGATCACGCTCGCGAACTGTTGAAAAATCCCAATAAAACCATCGACGATGTGGCAGAAGCCTGCGGGTTTTCCGATCGCATCCACTTTGCCAAGGTCTTCAAACGCCTGACTGGGGAGACTCCAGGACGTTACCGGAAACTCTTCGTTCCTTCAGCGACGGCGATCGAGGTCCGCCCGCTGTTGCGAGCGATCAATCCGCGCTCATCCCGAAGCTGGAAGCCATAG
- a CDS encoding MFS transporter: MSGTTFTASAVPGATEGASRMRVGTLSYTRAGLITLFVYLLWGDFCFTLMETVVPSIMPLKFHAIGAPNWVLGLVLTTIPNLMNTVINPFISFRSDRLRSRWGRRIPFLMGATPFLVVFLALLGYAEPIAKWIYASLLGGQGSQLTVTLVVIGVFMVCFQFFNLFVTSVYYYLFNDVVPEAFLARFMALFRMVGTAAGALFNAFVFRYAESHTGQIFLISGILYLIAFGVMCWRVKEGEYPPPPPLQGDKQSGFLANLRTYAVECFSHKFYWYFFLANMSFAMTWVSGTYAVLTATNIIKVSLETFGQVAGACGIVSLLLLYPAGAIADRFHPLRVLLVSILLQICVAPLSITFLFSRGAIPDSTALAIYIGLSALSLPIGTLHAASELPMFMKLLPRERYGQFCSANALIRSVGLMVGGLACGMFLDAVKVFGATPDQCYRFVPVWNLTWLISAGVFYSLLYREWKTLGGNSGNYVPPQAGKA, from the coding sequence ATGAGCGGAACGACTTTCACCGCGTCGGCGGTACCGGGCGCGACCGAGGGGGCCTCGCGCATGCGCGTGGGGACTTTGAGCTATACCCGGGCGGGACTTATCACCCTCTTTGTCTACCTGCTATGGGGCGACTTTTGCTTCACGCTCATGGAGACGGTGGTGCCGAGCATCATGCCGCTCAAGTTCCACGCGATCGGCGCTCCCAACTGGGTGCTCGGCCTCGTGCTTACCACCATTCCCAATCTGATGAATACGGTGATCAACCCGTTCATCAGTTTCCGCAGTGACCGCCTGCGGAGCCGATGGGGGCGACGTATTCCATTCCTCATGGGTGCCACGCCCTTCCTCGTGGTGTTCCTCGCCCTGCTCGGATACGCTGAACCGATTGCCAAGTGGATCTACGCCTCGCTGCTCGGTGGCCAGGGTTCGCAGCTTACCGTCACGCTCGTGGTCATCGGCGTGTTCATGGTGTGTTTCCAGTTCTTCAATCTCTTTGTCACATCGGTTTACTACTACCTGTTTAACGATGTAGTTCCCGAGGCATTTCTCGCCCGGTTTATGGCCCTGTTTCGCATGGTCGGCACTGCAGCGGGGGCTCTCTTCAACGCTTTTGTCTTTCGGTATGCCGAGTCGCATACCGGCCAGATCTTTCTCATCTCGGGCATCCTGTACCTTATCGCGTTCGGCGTGATGTGCTGGCGGGTGAAGGAAGGGGAATACCCTCCCCCGCCCCCCTTGCAGGGTGATAAGCAAAGCGGCTTCCTGGCCAATCTGCGCACGTACGCAGTCGAGTGTTTCTCGCACAAGTTCTACTGGTATTTCTTCCTGGCCAACATGTCCTTCGCCATGACCTGGGTAAGTGGAACCTATGCGGTGCTGACCGCGACAAACATCATCAAGGTCAGTCTGGAAACATTTGGGCAGGTCGCCGGAGCATGCGGCATTGTCAGCCTGTTGCTACTCTATCCGGCTGGAGCGATCGCCGATCGTTTCCACCCTCTCCGGGTGTTGCTTGTTTCCATACTTTTGCAAATCTGTGTCGCTCCGCTCTCGATCACCTTTCTTTTCAGCCGTGGAGCCATTCCCGATTCCACGGCACTTGCGATCTACATCGGACTCAGTGCGTTGAGTCTTCCGATCGGAACGCTTCACGCAGCATCGGAGTTGCCGATGTTCATGAAACTCCTGCCACGGGAGAGATACGGTCAATTTTGTTCCGCTAATGCCCTGATCCGTTCAGTCGGCCTGATGGTCGGGGGGCTTGCCTGCGGAATGTTCCTTGATGCGGTCAAAGTCTTCGGCGCAACTCCGGATCAGTGCTACCGGTTTGTGCCGGTCTGGAATCTCACGTGGCTCATTTCCGCGGGAGTCTTTTACAGCCTGCTTTACCGGGAGTGGAAGACGCTCGGAGGCAACTCGGGGAATTACGTACCGCCCCAAGCCGGGAAGGCCTGA